Proteins from a genomic interval of Odontesthes bonariensis isolate fOdoBon6 chromosome 7, fOdoBon6.hap1, whole genome shotgun sequence:
- the tjp1b gene encoding tight junction protein 1 isoform X5 produces the protein MITCAFLWVGFLVAVDSTMVNYQKYITVMQLALGVTASNKEHCLPPRKRMWHHPSPTAGSITAASSASTGQGKPSLRRIKGRIHRSKSLDSIDLLDSNSAAMEETVIWEQHTVTLHRAPGFGFGIAISGGRDNPHFQSGETSIVISDVLKGGPAEGLLQENDRVVMVNAVSMDNVEHAYAVQQLRKSGKIAKITIRRKRKVHVPMGRLGERETMSEHDEEEDSYDEEIYEMRSGRSGAYSGVGGAVGRRSGRSSGRRDRERERSGSRERSLSPRSDRRSHNLPPRPAKVTLVKSRKNEAEYGLRLASHIFVKDISPESLAARDGNIQEGDVVLKINGTVTENLSLIDAKKLIERSKGKLKMVVQRDERATLLNIPDLDDSIPSANASDRDDISDIHSMASDHSNRSHERHRSSRSRSPDRRSEPSDHSRHSPPQISNGSHRSRDDERISKPASTPPKLVEDIPLPKPKESAVAREEKQLPPLPEPKPVYAQPGQPDVDLPVSPSDAPVPSAAHDDSILRPSMKLVKFKKGESVGLRLAGGNDVGIFVAGVLEDSPAAKEGLEEGDQILRVNNVDFANIIREEAVLFLLDLPKGEEVTILAQKKKDVYRRIVESDVGDSFYIRTHFEYEKESPYGLSFNKGEVFRVVDTLYNGKLGSWLAIRIGKNHQEVERGIIPNKNRAEQLSSVQYTLPKTAGGDRADFWRFRGLRSSKRNLRKSREDLSSQPVQTKFPAYERVVLREAGFLRPVVIFGPIADVAREKLSREEPDLFELAKSEPRDAGTDQRSSGIIRLHTIKQIIDRDKHALLDITPNAVDRLNYAQWYPIVVFLNPDNKQGVKNMRTRLCPESRKSARKLYERAIKLRKNNHHLFTTTINLNNMNDGWYGALKETTQQQQNQLVWVSEGKADGTTEDDLDIHDDRLSYLSAPGSEYSMYSTDSRHTSDYEDTDTEGGAYTDQELDETLNDEVGLPTEPAITRSSEPVREDPPVIQDTPGYPGYQHGVQPDPASRIDPAGFKMAAPQQMYKKDLYNMEDPVRINHGMKQSMSYSHQPSFQDKQPYREYDHPPYGYDGGGYTEPKPHNTDSHLHYDNRVPHYNEQWPPYDQQTSSSQPAGFKPGHQQPMAYSPRSPYDDGPGRDYSPPQPRYDEAPPVGYDGRRRHSKPGPIRYDEPPPPPPAGYDARSPYEAESHSFPINSPRSPEPPKQYYGDSGLRPIYMPGPQSRGYKPGLHEPMMNSEPTLPPPKPETLPSPSDPAITPSSKPPPPPPREDPDEDPAMKPQSVLNRVKMFENKRSVSMDRAKEGGESSVLRPADVPKPVTAPGPVLKANSLSNLEQEKSTFRAPEPQKPHTKPLDDLMRSNHYDPDEDEEYYRKQLSYFDRRSFDSKAMGQPALGINRFHDLPKPAQLSYPYNRVESMEKVSPVEKRYEPLPQISPSSQYGPPAPAVPPNTLPKLSPSDANSIPEPLSSPNPKPDLAALRPASRDEPTPGGYLPPRGHPDKSPVNGTDPAPPKTLGTPAPTSYNRYVPKPYTSTARPFERKFESPKFNHNLLPNDTQVKPGVVSNSSGKPQLSPQPLDHDSGLDTFTRTVDNRPKYQHNNINTIPKAIPVSPSALDDDDEDEGHTVVATARGIFNCNGGVLSSIETGVSIIIPQGAIPESVEQEIYFKVCRDNSILPPLDKEKGETLLSPLVMCGPHGLKFLKPVELRLPHCASMTPDGWSFALKSSDSSSGDPKTWQNKSLPGDPNYLVGANCVSVLIDHF, from the exons AGTGCAGCAATGGAGGAGACAGTCATTTGGGAACAGCACACAGTAACACTACACAGG GCACCAGGGTTTGGCTTCGGGATAGCCATATCAGGAGGTCGGGATAACCCTCATTTTCAGAGTGGCGAGACCTCCATTGTCATTTCGGACGTGCTGAAAGGAGGCCCAGCAGAAGGCCTACTGCA GGAAAATGACAGAGTGGTTATGGTCAATGCCGTCTCCATGGACAATGTGGAGCATGCGTACGCTGTCCAGCAGCTCCGCAAAAGTGGGAAAATTGCCAAAATT ACAATCAGACGGAAGAGGAAGGTGCACGTCCCCATGGGCCGCCTCGGAGAGAGGGAAACCATGTCAGAGCACGATGAGGAGGAGGACAGCTACGACGAAGAGATATATGAAATGCGAAGCGGACGCAGTGGTGCTTACAGCGGTGTGGGCGGGGCTGTGGGAAGACGCAGCGGCCGGAGCAGCGGGCGAAGGGACAGGGAACGCGAGCGTAGCGGCTCGCGAGAGAGAAGTCTTTCCCCGCGCTCAGACCGCCGCTCGCACAATCTTCCCCCACGCCCCGCCAAGGTCACACTCGTCAAATCCCGGAAAAATGAAG CAGAATATGGCCTCCGCCTGGCCAGCCACATCTTTGTGAAGGACATCTCCCCGGAGAGCCTGGCAGCCAGAGATGGCAACATCCAGGAGGGGGATGTTGTGCTGAAG ATTAATGGCACGGTGACGGAGAACCTCTCCTTGATAGACGCCAAGAAGCTGATAGAAAGGTCAAAGGGCAAACTAAAAATGGTTGTTCAGAGAGATGAGAGAGCGACCCTGCTGAACATCCCTGACCTCGATGACAGCATTCCCTCAGCCAACGCCTCCGACAGAGATG ACATTTCAGATATCCATTCTATGGCATCTGACCATTCCAACCGATCGCACGAGAGACATCGTAGCAGCCGCTCCCGCTCCCCCGACAGACGATCGGAACCCTCGGACCACTCCAGGCATTCACCCCCGCAAATTAGCAATGGAAG TCACAGGAGTCGTGATGACGAACGTATCTCAAAGCCGGCCTCAACACCACCGAAGCTCGTGGAGGACATTCCTCTGCCAAAACCGAAGGAGTCGGCTGTTGCGAGAGAGGAGAAACAGCTCCCACCTCTGCCAG agcCCAAGCCGGTGTACGCTCAGCCTGGACAGCCAGACGTAGACCTGCCCGTCAGTCCCTCTGATGCCCCTGTGCCAAGTGCTGCCCATGATGACAGTATCCTACG GCCGAGCATGAAGCTGGTAAAGTTCAAGAAGGGGGAGAGTGTGGGTCTGCGGCTGGCTGGGGGGAACGACGTGGGCATCTTTGTGGCCGGAGTGCTGGAGGACAGCCCAGCTGCTAAGGAGGGCCTGGAGGAGGGCGACCAAATTCTCAGG GTAAATAATGTCGATTTTGCAAACATCATTCGAGAGGAGGCGGTGCTATTCCTCCTGGACCTTCCTAAGGGCGAAGAGGTCACCATTCTGGCTCAGAAGAAGAAAGATG TGTATCGGCGGATCGTGGAGTCAGATGTCGGTGACTCCTTCTACATTCGGACACACTTTGAGTACGAGAAGGAATCTCCGTATGGGTTAAGCTTTAACAAGGGCGAGGTGTTCCGCGTTGTGGACACCCTCTACAACGGCAAGTTGGGCTCCTGGCTGGCTATTCGCATTGGCAAGAATCATCAGGAGGTGGAGAGGGGCATAATCCCCAACAAGAACAG agcagagcagctcTCCAGCGTGCAGTACACTCTCCCTAAAACAGCAGGAGGCGACAGGGCCGACTTCTGGAGGTTCCGTGGTCTTCGCAGTTCAAAAAGGAATCTGAGGAAGAGCAGGGAGGACCTTTCCTCCCAGCCAGTCCAAACGAAGTTCCCGGCTTACGAGAGAGTTGTACTGAGAGAAG CTGGTTTTCTACGGCCAGTTGTGATATTTGGACCCATCGCTGATGTTGCTCGCGAAAAGCTGTCCAGAGAAGAGCCAGATCTCTTTGAGCTCGCAA AGAGCGAACCAAGAGACGCAGGAACAGACCAGCGTAGTTCAGGGATCATTCGTCTTCACACCATCAAACAGATCATTGACAGA GACAAACATGCTTTGCTGGACATCACCCCAAATGCTGTTGACAGGCTGAATTATGCTCAGTGGTACCCGATTGTAGTCTTCCTAAATCCCGATAACAAGCAAGGTGTGAAGAACATGAGGACGAGACTCTGTCCAGAGTCCAGGAAGAGCGCCAGGAAGCTTTACGAGCGAGCCATTAAACTGAGGAAGAATAATCACCACCTGTTCACCA CGACCATCAACTTGAACAATATGAATGATGGGTGGTACGGCGCTCTGAAGGAAACCACCCAGCAACAGCAGAATCAGTTGGTGTGGGTGTCGGAGGGCAAG GCGGATGGCACTACAGAAGATGACTTGGATATCCACGACGACCGTCTGTCCTACCTGTCGGCGCCAGGTAGTGAATACTCCATGTATAGCACAGACAGCCGCCACACTTCTGACTACGAAGACACAGACACGGAGGGTGGAGCGTACACGGACCAGGAGTTGGatgaaactttgaatgatgAGGTGGGTCTTCCCACGGAGCCTGCCATCACTCGCTCCTCGGAGCCTGTGCGAGAAGACCCCCCTGTGATTCAAGACACCCCTGGGTACCCCGGATACCAGCATGGCGTGCAGCCTGACCCAGCCAGCCGCATAGACCCTGCAGGGTTCAAGATGGCCGCTCCGCAGCAG ATGTACAAGAAAGACCTGTACAACATGGAGGACCCTGTGCGAATCAACCATGGCATGAAGCAGTCAATGAGCTACAGTCACCAGCCGTCGTTCCAGGACAAACAGCCATACCGCGAATACGACCACCCGCCTTACGGATATGATGGAGGCGGCTACACAGAACCAAAGCCTCACAACACTGACTCTCACCTGCACTACGACAACCGTGTGCCTCATTACAACGAACAGTGGCCACCCTACGACCAGCAGACCTCGTCCTCCCAGCCCGCAGGGTTCAAGCCGGGCCACCAGCAACCCATGGCCTACAGCCCCAGGTCCCCCTATGATGATGGACCAGGAAGGGACTACAGCCCCCCTCAGCCACGGTACGATGAGGCCCCTCCAGTAGGCTACGATGGCAGGCGACGGCACAGTAAACCTGGACCGATTCGTTACGACGAACCCCCTCCTCCGCCCCCAGCAGGCTATGATGCCCGTTCTCCATATGAGGCAGAATCCCACAGCTTCCCCATTAATTCGCCTCGTTCACCAGAGCCTCCAAAGCAGTATTACGGTGACTCTGGTCTGAGGCCCATCTACATGCCGGGACCTCAAAGCCGGGGTTATAAGCCAGGATTGCACGAACCAATGATGAACTCCGAACCAACCCTTCCCCCGCCTAAACCAGAGACCCTGCCCTCTCCGAGTGATCCGGCAATCACCCCCAGCTCCAAACCGCCGCCTCCTCCGCCGCGGGAAGACCCGGATGAAGACCCAGCCATGAAACCACAGTCAGTGCTCAACAGAGTAAAGATGTTTGAAAACAAGCGCTCTGTTTCTATGGACAGAGCTAAAGAGGGAGGAGAGTCATCCGTGCTCAGG CCTGCAGATGTTCCTAAGCCTGTGACTGCACCTGGTCCAGTCCTCAAAGCCAATTCCCTGAGCAACCTGGAGCAGGAGAAGTCCACCTTCAG GGCTCCTGAACCACAAAAGCCTCACACTAAGCCTCTAGATGATTTAATGCGTTCCAACCACTATGACCCAGATGAGGATGAGGAGTACTACAGGAAGCAGCTGTCCTACTTTGATCGCCGTAGCTTTGACAGCAAGGCGATGGGCCAACCCGCTCTTGGCATCAACCGCTTCCATGATCTGCCCAAACCAGCTCAGCTGTCCTACCCATACAACAG AGTGGAGTCTATGGAGAAGGTGAGCCCAGTGGAGAAGAGATACGAACCCTTACCCCAAATCAGTCCTTCCTCACAGTATGGGCCTCCAGCACCTGCCGTCCCACCCAACACGCTGCCCAAACTCAGCCCCAGTGACG CCAACTCCATACCTGAACCGCTGAGTTCCCCTAATCCTAAACCTGACCTGGCCGCTCTCCGGCCAGCCAGCAGGGACGAGCCCACACCAGGCGGTTACCTGCCCCCGAGGGGCCACCCTGACAAGTCCCCAGTTAATGGCACCGATCCAGCACCCCCCAAGACGCTTGGCACTCCCGCTCCAACTAGCTATAACCGCTACGTCCCCAAGCCTtacaccagtacagcccggccCTTTGAGCGCAAGTTTGAGAGCCCCAAGTTCAACCACAATCTGCTGCCCAACGACACACAGGTGAAGCCCGGAGTGGTGAGCAACAGTAGCGGGAAACCTCAGCTGTCACCGCAGCCCCTCGACCACGACAGCGGTCTGGACACCTTCACGCGCACTGTGGACAACAGGCCCAAATACCAGCACAATAACATCAACACCATTCCCAAGGCCATCCCTGTAAG CCCCAGTGCGCTGGACGATGACGACGAGGACGAAGGGCACACAGTGGTGGCCACCGCCCGGGGGATCTTCAACTGTAACGGAGGGGTTTTGAGCTCCATAGAGACGGGCGTCAGCATCATCATCCCCCAGGGTGCCATCCCTGAGAGTGTGGAGCAGGAGATTTACTTTAAGGTGTGCCGGGACAACAGCATCCTGCCCCCCCTCGACAAGGAGAAAG GAGAAACGCTGCTAAGTCCGCTGGTGATGTGTGGCCCTCACGGACTCAAGTTCCTGAAGCCGGTGGAGCTGCGCTTACCTCACTGTGCGTCTATGACCCCTGATGGTTGGTCTTTTGCTCTAAAATCCTCCGACTCCTCGTCGG
- the tjp1b gene encoding tight junction protein 1 isoform X8 yields MEETVIWEQHTVTLHRAPGFGFGIAISGGRDNPHFQSGETSIVISDVLKGGPAEGLLQENDRVVMVNAVSMDNVEHAYAVQQLRKSGKIAKITIRRKRKVHVPMGRLGERETMSEHDEEEDSYDEEIYEMRSGRSGAYSGVGGAVGRRSGRSSGRRDRERERSGSRERSLSPRSDRRSHNLPPRPAKVTLVKSRKNEAEYGLRLASHIFVKDISPESLAARDGNIQEGDVVLKINGTVTENLSLIDAKKLIERSKGKLKMVVQRDERATLLNIPDLDDSIPSANASDRDDISDIHSMASDHSNRSHERHRSSRSRSPDRRSEPSDHSRHSPPQISNGSHRSRDDERISKPASTPPKLVEDIPLPKPKESAVAREEKQLPPLPEPKPVYAQPGQPDVDLPVSPSDAPVPSAAHDDSILRPSMKLVKFKKGESVGLRLAGGNDVGIFVAGVLEDSPAAKEGLEEGDQILRVNNVDFANIIREEAVLFLLDLPKGEEVTILAQKKKDVYRRIVESDVGDSFYIRTHFEYEKESPYGLSFNKGEVFRVVDTLYNGKLGSWLAIRIGKNHQEVERGIIPNKNRAEQLSSVQYTLPKTAGGDRADFWRFRGLRSSKRNLRKSREDLSSQPVQTKFPAYERVVLREAGFLRPVVIFGPIADVAREKLSREEPDLFELAKSEPRDAGTDQRSSGIIRLHTIKQIIDRDKHALLDITPNAVDRLNYAQWYPIVVFLNPDNKQGVKNMRTRLCPESRKSARKLYERAIKLRKNNHHLFTTTINLNNMNDGWYGALKETTQQQQNQLVWVSEGKADGTTEDDLDIHDDRLSYLSAPGSEYSMYSTDSRHTSDYEDTDTEGGAYTDQELDETLNDEVGLPTEPAITRSSEPVREDPPVIQDTPGYPGYQHGVQPDPASRIDPAGFKMAAPQQQGEAALPMPSLPSTVVASPAAEQPVQLEGVHLEEPPAAAAAPQADSLNSHSPAPELIQPPPPHEPHPSGPPGPEPKMYKKDLYNMEDPVRINHGMKQSMSYSHQPSFQDKQPYREYDHPPYGYDGGGYTEPKPHNTDSHLHYDNRVPHYNEQWPPYDQQTSSSQPAGFKPGHQQPMAYSPRSPYDDGPGRDYSPPQPRYDEAPPVGYDGRRRHSKPGPIRYDEPPPPPPAGYDARSPYEAESHSFPINSPRSPEPPKQYYGDSGLRPIYMPGPQSRGYKPGLHEPMMNSEPTLPPPKPETLPSPSDPAITPSSKPPPPPPREDPDEDPAMKPQSVLNRVKMFENKRSVSMDRAKEGGESSVLRPADVPKPVTAPGPVLKANSLSNLEQEKSTFRAPEPQKPHTKPLDDLMRSNHYDPDEDEEYYRKQLSYFDRRSFDSKAMGQPALGINRFHDLPKPAQLSYPYNRVESMEKVSPVEKRYEPLPQISPSSQYGPPAPAVPPNTLPKLSPSDANSIPEPLSSPNPKPDLAALRPASRDEPTPGGYLPPRGHPDKSPVNGTDPAPPKTLGTPAPTSYNRYVPKPYTSTARPFERKFESPKFNHNLLPNDTQVKPGVVSNSSGKPQLSPQPLDHDSGLDTFTRTVDNRPKYQHNNINTIPKAIPVSPSALDDDDEDEGHTVVATARGIFNCNGGVLSSIETGVSIIIPQGAIPESVEQEIYFKVCRDNSILPPLDKEKGETLLSPLVMCGPHGLKFLKPVELRLPHCASMTPDGWSFALKSSDSSSGDPKTWQNKSLPGDPNYLVGANCVSVLIDHF; encoded by the exons ATGGAGGAGACAGTCATTTGGGAACAGCACACAGTAACACTACACAGG GCACCAGGGTTTGGCTTCGGGATAGCCATATCAGGAGGTCGGGATAACCCTCATTTTCAGAGTGGCGAGACCTCCATTGTCATTTCGGACGTGCTGAAAGGAGGCCCAGCAGAAGGCCTACTGCA GGAAAATGACAGAGTGGTTATGGTCAATGCCGTCTCCATGGACAATGTGGAGCATGCGTACGCTGTCCAGCAGCTCCGCAAAAGTGGGAAAATTGCCAAAATT ACAATCAGACGGAAGAGGAAGGTGCACGTCCCCATGGGCCGCCTCGGAGAGAGGGAAACCATGTCAGAGCACGATGAGGAGGAGGACAGCTACGACGAAGAGATATATGAAATGCGAAGCGGACGCAGTGGTGCTTACAGCGGTGTGGGCGGGGCTGTGGGAAGACGCAGCGGCCGGAGCAGCGGGCGAAGGGACAGGGAACGCGAGCGTAGCGGCTCGCGAGAGAGAAGTCTTTCCCCGCGCTCAGACCGCCGCTCGCACAATCTTCCCCCACGCCCCGCCAAGGTCACACTCGTCAAATCCCGGAAAAATGAAG CAGAATATGGCCTCCGCCTGGCCAGCCACATCTTTGTGAAGGACATCTCCCCGGAGAGCCTGGCAGCCAGAGATGGCAACATCCAGGAGGGGGATGTTGTGCTGAAG ATTAATGGCACGGTGACGGAGAACCTCTCCTTGATAGACGCCAAGAAGCTGATAGAAAGGTCAAAGGGCAAACTAAAAATGGTTGTTCAGAGAGATGAGAGAGCGACCCTGCTGAACATCCCTGACCTCGATGACAGCATTCCCTCAGCCAACGCCTCCGACAGAGATG ACATTTCAGATATCCATTCTATGGCATCTGACCATTCCAACCGATCGCACGAGAGACATCGTAGCAGCCGCTCCCGCTCCCCCGACAGACGATCGGAACCCTCGGACCACTCCAGGCATTCACCCCCGCAAATTAGCAATGGAAG TCACAGGAGTCGTGATGACGAACGTATCTCAAAGCCGGCCTCAACACCACCGAAGCTCGTGGAGGACATTCCTCTGCCAAAACCGAAGGAGTCGGCTGTTGCGAGAGAGGAGAAACAGCTCCCACCTCTGCCAG agcCCAAGCCGGTGTACGCTCAGCCTGGACAGCCAGACGTAGACCTGCCCGTCAGTCCCTCTGATGCCCCTGTGCCAAGTGCTGCCCATGATGACAGTATCCTACG GCCGAGCATGAAGCTGGTAAAGTTCAAGAAGGGGGAGAGTGTGGGTCTGCGGCTGGCTGGGGGGAACGACGTGGGCATCTTTGTGGCCGGAGTGCTGGAGGACAGCCCAGCTGCTAAGGAGGGCCTGGAGGAGGGCGACCAAATTCTCAGG GTAAATAATGTCGATTTTGCAAACATCATTCGAGAGGAGGCGGTGCTATTCCTCCTGGACCTTCCTAAGGGCGAAGAGGTCACCATTCTGGCTCAGAAGAAGAAAGATG TGTATCGGCGGATCGTGGAGTCAGATGTCGGTGACTCCTTCTACATTCGGACACACTTTGAGTACGAGAAGGAATCTCCGTATGGGTTAAGCTTTAACAAGGGCGAGGTGTTCCGCGTTGTGGACACCCTCTACAACGGCAAGTTGGGCTCCTGGCTGGCTATTCGCATTGGCAAGAATCATCAGGAGGTGGAGAGGGGCATAATCCCCAACAAGAACAG agcagagcagctcTCCAGCGTGCAGTACACTCTCCCTAAAACAGCAGGAGGCGACAGGGCCGACTTCTGGAGGTTCCGTGGTCTTCGCAGTTCAAAAAGGAATCTGAGGAAGAGCAGGGAGGACCTTTCCTCCCAGCCAGTCCAAACGAAGTTCCCGGCTTACGAGAGAGTTGTACTGAGAGAAG CTGGTTTTCTACGGCCAGTTGTGATATTTGGACCCATCGCTGATGTTGCTCGCGAAAAGCTGTCCAGAGAAGAGCCAGATCTCTTTGAGCTCGCAA AGAGCGAACCAAGAGACGCAGGAACAGACCAGCGTAGTTCAGGGATCATTCGTCTTCACACCATCAAACAGATCATTGACAGA GACAAACATGCTTTGCTGGACATCACCCCAAATGCTGTTGACAGGCTGAATTATGCTCAGTGGTACCCGATTGTAGTCTTCCTAAATCCCGATAACAAGCAAGGTGTGAAGAACATGAGGACGAGACTCTGTCCAGAGTCCAGGAAGAGCGCCAGGAAGCTTTACGAGCGAGCCATTAAACTGAGGAAGAATAATCACCACCTGTTCACCA CGACCATCAACTTGAACAATATGAATGATGGGTGGTACGGCGCTCTGAAGGAAACCACCCAGCAACAGCAGAATCAGTTGGTGTGGGTGTCGGAGGGCAAG GCGGATGGCACTACAGAAGATGACTTGGATATCCACGACGACCGTCTGTCCTACCTGTCGGCGCCAGGTAGTGAATACTCCATGTATAGCACAGACAGCCGCCACACTTCTGACTACGAAGACACAGACACGGAGGGTGGAGCGTACACGGACCAGGAGTTGGatgaaactttgaatgatgAGGTGGGTCTTCCCACGGAGCCTGCCATCACTCGCTCCTCGGAGCCTGTGCGAGAAGACCCCCCTGTGATTCAAGACACCCCTGGGTACCCCGGATACCAGCATGGCGTGCAGCCTGACCCAGCCAGCCGCATAGACCCTGCAGGGTTCAAGATGGCCGCTCCGCAGCAG CAAGGTGAGGCTGCTCTGCCCATGCCCTCGTTGCCTTCGACGGTGGTAGCTTCCCCTGCTGCTGAGCAGCCTGTACAGCTAGAGGGTGTGCACCTAGAGGAGCCGCCTGCTGCAGCCGCAGCTCCTCAGGCTGACTCACTTAACAGCCACAGCCCTGCCCCTGAGCTTATTCAGCCCCCACCACCACATGAACCCCACCCGTCTGGACCGCCTGGTCCAGAACCAAAG ATGTACAAGAAAGACCTGTACAACATGGAGGACCCTGTGCGAATCAACCATGGCATGAAGCAGTCAATGAGCTACAGTCACCAGCCGTCGTTCCAGGACAAACAGCCATACCGCGAATACGACCACCCGCCTTACGGATATGATGGAGGCGGCTACACAGAACCAAAGCCTCACAACACTGACTCTCACCTGCACTACGACAACCGTGTGCCTCATTACAACGAACAGTGGCCACCCTACGACCAGCAGACCTCGTCCTCCCAGCCCGCAGGGTTCAAGCCGGGCCACCAGCAACCCATGGCCTACAGCCCCAGGTCCCCCTATGATGATGGACCAGGAAGGGACTACAGCCCCCCTCAGCCACGGTACGATGAGGCCCCTCCAGTAGGCTACGATGGCAGGCGACGGCACAGTAAACCTGGACCGATTCGTTACGACGAACCCCCTCCTCCGCCCCCAGCAGGCTATGATGCCCGTTCTCCATATGAGGCAGAATCCCACAGCTTCCCCATTAATTCGCCTCGTTCACCAGAGCCTCCAAAGCAGTATTACGGTGACTCTGGTCTGAGGCCCATCTACATGCCGGGACCTCAAAGCCGGGGTTATAAGCCAGGATTGCACGAACCAATGATGAACTCCGAACCAACCCTTCCCCCGCCTAAACCAGAGACCCTGCCCTCTCCGAGTGATCCGGCAATCACCCCCAGCTCCAAACCGCCGCCTCCTCCGCCGCGGGAAGACCCGGATGAAGACCCAGCCATGAAACCACAGTCAGTGCTCAACAGAGTAAAGATGTTTGAAAACAAGCGCTCTGTTTCTATGGACAGAGCTAAAGAGGGAGGAGAGTCATCCGTGCTCAGG CCTGCAGATGTTCCTAAGCCTGTGACTGCACCTGGTCCAGTCCTCAAAGCCAATTCCCTGAGCAACCTGGAGCAGGAGAAGTCCACCTTCAG GGCTCCTGAACCACAAAAGCCTCACACTAAGCCTCTAGATGATTTAATGCGTTCCAACCACTATGACCCAGATGAGGATGAGGAGTACTACAGGAAGCAGCTGTCCTACTTTGATCGCCGTAGCTTTGACAGCAAGGCGATGGGCCAACCCGCTCTTGGCATCAACCGCTTCCATGATCTGCCCAAACCAGCTCAGCTGTCCTACCCATACAACAG AGTGGAGTCTATGGAGAAGGTGAGCCCAGTGGAGAAGAGATACGAACCCTTACCCCAAATCAGTCCTTCCTCACAGTATGGGCCTCCAGCACCTGCCGTCCCACCCAACACGCTGCCCAAACTCAGCCCCAGTGACG CCAACTCCATACCTGAACCGCTGAGTTCCCCTAATCCTAAACCTGACCTGGCCGCTCTCCGGCCAGCCAGCAGGGACGAGCCCACACCAGGCGGTTACCTGCCCCCGAGGGGCCACCCTGACAAGTCCCCAGTTAATGGCACCGATCCAGCACCCCCCAAGACGCTTGGCACTCCCGCTCCAACTAGCTATAACCGCTACGTCCCCAAGCCTtacaccagtacagcccggccCTTTGAGCGCAAGTTTGAGAGCCCCAAGTTCAACCACAATCTGCTGCCCAACGACACACAGGTGAAGCCCGGAGTGGTGAGCAACAGTAGCGGGAAACCTCAGCTGTCACCGCAGCCCCTCGACCACGACAGCGGTCTGGACACCTTCACGCGCACTGTGGACAACAGGCCCAAATACCAGCACAATAACATCAACACCATTCCCAAGGCCATCCCTGTAAG CCCCAGTGCGCTGGACGATGACGACGAGGACGAAGGGCACACAGTGGTGGCCACCGCCCGGGGGATCTTCAACTGTAACGGAGGGGTTTTGAGCTCCATAGAGACGGGCGTCAGCATCATCATCCCCCAGGGTGCCATCCCTGAGAGTGTGGAGCAGGAGATTTACTTTAAGGTGTGCCGGGACAACAGCATCCTGCCCCCCCTCGACAAGGAGAAAG GAGAAACGCTGCTAAGTCCGCTGGTGATGTGTGGCCCTCACGGACTCAAGTTCCTGAAGCCGGTGGAGCTGCGCTTACCTCACTGTGCGTCTATGACCCCTGATGGTTGGTCTTTTGCTCTAAAATCCTCCGACTCCTCGTCGG